The following coding sequences lie in one Rhodopirellula bahusiensis genomic window:
- a CDS encoding DUF1501 domain-containing protein, with product MSHSDLNPISINRRALLQNSAYGFGGMALGQLLASSLGDSNAFANSANSLGPGAPVPGSMGTLHHAAKAKRVIFLFQSGAPSQLDLFDYKPLLNEKHGTELPDEIRGGQRLTGMSGNQSSLPLVGSPFDFKQHGESGTWMSDQLPYTSKIADDICVVRSMYTEAINHGPAVTFMQTGSMFPGRPSMGAWVDYGLGSENENLPAFVVMTTKNQNSGQPLVSRFWGNGFLPSEHQGVQFRSGADPVLYLSNPQGIDTQSRRSAMDALSKLHQMQLATQADPLVEARIAQYEMAFAMQSSIPEATDFADEPEEVFELYGKDSKNPGSFAANCLMARRLAQRGVRFIQLYHKGWDHHGGLPNGLPKQCKATDQASAALVQDLKRLGMLEDTLVIWGGEFGRTNYCQGKLTESSFGRDHHPRCFSLWMAGGGVKPGIVHGATDDFGYNLTEDPVHIHDLHATIMHLLGVDHERLTFRYQGRQFRLTDVHGEVVHDILA from the coding sequence ATGAGCCACTCTGATTTGAATCCGATCTCGATCAATCGTCGTGCCTTGCTGCAGAACTCCGCCTATGGGTTTGGCGGCATGGCATTGGGACAGTTGCTGGCCAGCAGTTTGGGTGACTCGAACGCGTTTGCGAATTCAGCGAATTCGCTCGGCCCTGGTGCTCCGGTTCCGGGTTCGATGGGAACGTTGCATCACGCCGCCAAAGCGAAGCGGGTGATCTTTTTGTTCCAGTCGGGCGCTCCATCGCAACTGGATTTGTTCGACTACAAACCGTTGCTCAATGAAAAGCATGGCACGGAACTGCCCGATGAAATTCGCGGCGGCCAACGTCTGACCGGAATGAGCGGCAACCAGTCCAGTTTGCCATTGGTGGGTTCTCCGTTTGATTTCAAACAGCACGGCGAATCGGGGACTTGGATGAGCGACCAATTGCCGTACACATCCAAGATCGCGGATGACATTTGTGTTGTTCGGTCGATGTACACCGAAGCGATCAACCACGGTCCCGCGGTCACGTTCATGCAGACCGGCAGCATGTTCCCCGGGCGGCCCAGCATGGGCGCCTGGGTGGATTATGGATTGGGCAGCGAGAACGAAAACTTGCCCGCGTTCGTCGTGATGACAACCAAGAACCAAAACAGCGGCCAGCCATTGGTTTCACGATTTTGGGGCAATGGGTTTCTGCCCAGCGAGCATCAAGGCGTTCAGTTCCGAAGCGGCGCCGATCCGGTGCTGTACTTAAGCAACCCGCAAGGCATCGACACGCAAAGTCGTCGCTCCGCCATGGATGCCCTTTCGAAACTGCACCAAATGCAGTTGGCGACCCAAGCCGATCCTCTGGTCGAAGCTCGAATCGCTCAGTACGAAATGGCGTTCGCGATGCAGTCATCCATCCCGGAGGCCACCGATTTCGCGGATGAACCGGAAGAGGTTTTCGAGCTGTATGGCAAGGATTCCAAGAACCCTGGTTCATTCGCCGCGAACTGCTTGATGGCTCGGCGATTGGCACAGCGTGGCGTGCGTTTCATCCAGCTCTATCACAAAGGTTGGGATCACCACGGTGGGCTGCCCAACGGATTGCCCAAGCAGTGCAAGGCAACCGATCAAGCATCCGCGGCGCTGGTTCAAGATCTCAAACGTTTGGGGATGTTGGAAGACACTCTCGTCATTTGGGGCGGTGAATTTGGTCGCACCAATTATTGCCAGGGCAAGCTGACGGAAAGCAGCTTCGGTCGCGATCACCACCCAAGGTGTTTCAGTTTGTGGATGGCCGGCGGAGGGGTGAAGCCTGGCATCGTGCACGGTGCAACCGATGACTTTGGGTACAACCTGACCGAAGATCCCGTGCACATTCATGATCTGCACGCGACTATCATGCACCTGCTGGGAGTGGATCACGAGCGGCTGACGTTCCGATATCAGGGACGGCAATTTCGTCTGACCGACGTGCACGGTGAGGTCGTGCACGACATCCTGGCTTGA
- a CDS encoding carbon starvation CstA family protein, with protein MSTLVIAILSMIAFVVAYHTYGRYLATKLFRLSADETMPSVAQRDDVDFVPTDRSIVFGHHFTSIAGTGPIVGPALAVFWGWLPALLWVVFGSILIGGVHDLAALVISIRSRGESIGQAAGRLISPRAKVLFLIVLAMALSIVLAVFGLVIANIFKLYPESVLSVWTAMPVAAFIGWAVIRRGGNLVVPCLIGLGILYLTVYLGTTVLPLDLADVLPADSVYMTPVVVWTLLLLIYAFFASVLPVWLLLQPRDFLNSLQLGVALILLVAGLAIASLSGQANLSTAAPAIAKQVPADAPPMLPFLFITIACGACSGFHCLVSSGTTSKQLKNARDAQMIGYGSMLGEGMLAVLVILACCAGVGMGRLTRDTSSGSIEITRQEPVAMAEAAAGEAVLDGSAAWRSYYRTGPTAADEAAGTVAAGGGWKGQGLDKKLAAFIDGGANFVSAIGVPLKYGVAIMAVMVACFAATTLDTATRLQRYVISELASSAGWQTGTNKYVATTIAVGVGMAIAVFAGDSPGKGGLMLWPLFGATNQLLAGLALMVAVFYLARRSRPVAVLAIPMGMMLLLPAWAMVFDLVNNWWPQRDYVLIGFGALVLVLQAWMVGEAIALWRRLPQVIEQAEANGESVSGDPLAAH; from the coding sequence ATGAGCACTCTTGTCATTGCGATCCTTTCGATGATCGCGTTTGTTGTCGCCTACCACACTTATGGCCGCTATTTGGCGACGAAGTTGTTTCGGTTGAGCGCCGATGAAACGATGCCCAGCGTGGCACAGCGGGACGACGTCGATTTCGTTCCGACGGACCGGTCCATCGTGTTTGGCCACCATTTCACCAGCATCGCCGGAACGGGCCCAATCGTCGGTCCGGCGCTCGCGGTTTTTTGGGGGTGGTTGCCGGCATTGTTGTGGGTTGTGTTTGGATCGATTTTGATTGGCGGCGTGCACGATCTCGCCGCTTTGGTGATCTCAATCCGAAGTCGCGGAGAATCAATCGGGCAAGCCGCGGGGCGTTTGATCTCGCCTCGTGCCAAGGTGTTGTTCCTGATTGTTTTGGCGATGGCCTTGTCGATCGTCCTGGCTGTGTTTGGGTTGGTGATCGCGAATATTTTCAAGCTGTATCCCGAATCGGTGCTGTCAGTTTGGACCGCGATGCCGGTGGCGGCGTTCATCGGTTGGGCCGTGATCCGCCGCGGAGGCAACTTGGTGGTGCCCTGTTTGATCGGTTTGGGAATCTTGTACCTGACCGTTTATCTGGGCACGACGGTGTTGCCGCTGGATTTGGCCGATGTGTTGCCCGCCGATTCGGTTTACATGACTCCGGTGGTGGTTTGGACGTTGTTGTTGCTGATCTACGCGTTTTTCGCGTCGGTGTTGCCGGTTTGGTTGTTGCTGCAGCCACGTGATTTCTTGAACAGTTTGCAACTAGGCGTGGCTTTGATTTTGTTGGTCGCCGGATTGGCTATTGCTTCGCTGAGCGGACAAGCCAACTTGTCCACGGCGGCACCCGCAATCGCCAAGCAGGTGCCTGCGGATGCGCCGCCGATGCTGCCGTTCCTTTTCATCACGATCGCGTGTGGTGCGTGCAGCGGGTTTCATTGCTTGGTCAGCAGCGGAACGACGAGCAAGCAATTGAAGAACGCTCGCGATGCTCAGATGATTGGTTACGGTTCGATGCTGGGCGAAGGCATGCTGGCTGTGTTGGTGATCCTGGCCTGTTGTGCGGGCGTTGGAATGGGGCGTTTGACTCGAGATACATCGTCGGGTTCGATCGAAATCACGCGGCAAGAACCCGTCGCGATGGCGGAAGCTGCCGCGGGCGAGGCGGTGCTGGATGGTTCAGCTGCCTGGCGTTCCTACTATCGGACGGGGCCAACCGCTGCTGACGAGGCTGCGGGAACGGTTGCCGCGGGAGGTGGATGGAAGGGGCAAGGGCTCGATAAAAAGCTGGCCGCGTTCATCGACGGTGGTGCCAATTTTGTCTCAGCCATCGGTGTTCCGTTGAAATACGGCGTCGCAATCATGGCAGTGATGGTGGCTTGTTTCGCCGCAACGACATTGGACACCGCGACTCGTTTGCAACGCTACGTGATCAGTGAACTCGCATCTTCGGCGGGCTGGCAAACGGGCACCAACAAATACGTCGCGACGACGATTGCCGTCGGGGTCGGAATGGCCATCGCCGTTTTTGCGGGTGACAGTCCCGGCAAAGGTGGTTTGATGTTGTGGCCACTGTTCGGTGCGACGAATCAGTTGCTGGCAGGTTTGGCGTTGATGGTCGCAGTGTTCTATCTTGCCAGGCGTAGTCGGCCCGTTGCCGTTCTGGCGATCCCGATGGGAATGATGTTGTTGTTGCCTGCCTGGGCGATGGTGTTTGACTTGGTGAACAACTGGTGGCCCCAACGGGACTACGTGCTGATCGGATTTGGAGCGTTGGTGCTGGTGCTGCAAGCCTGGATGGTCGGCGAAGCGATCGCTCTTTGGCGGCGATTGCCGCAAGTGATCGAGCAGGCGGAAGCCAACGGAGAGTCCGTCAGCGGCGATCCTCTCGCGGCCCACTAG
- the pstC gene encoding phosphate ABC transporter permease subunit PstC — MNRPAALVNKKFRSTGIGVVQEKAMVALLALCALLTIGITVGIIVMLIGESWHFIQSKYVSLSGFLTGTEWTALQSKDIEKAQFGIWPLLSGTLRVTVIAMLIALPCGLITAIYLSEFASSRVRAILKPTLEVIAGIPTVVLGYFAVLVVSPSLQFFSGGGFDTFNATSAGIAVGILCLPMVSSLSEDALHAVPRALREGAYGLGCTPFETSIKVVVPAALSGIISAFLLAFSRAIGETMVVALAAGTRATFTADPREQSQTMTGFIVEMIKSENEYGTVQYFSLYAVAFTLFVITFGMTLVGQLIRRRYQEVYS; from the coding sequence TTGAATCGTCCAGCCGCACTAGTCAATAAGAAGTTCCGGTCGACGGGAATCGGCGTGGTGCAAGAAAAAGCCATGGTGGCTTTGCTCGCATTATGTGCTCTGCTGACCATCGGGATCACCGTGGGCATCATCGTGATGTTGATTGGTGAGAGCTGGCATTTCATTCAGAGCAAGTATGTCTCTCTGAGTGGTTTCCTAACCGGAACCGAGTGGACTGCACTTCAGAGCAAAGACATCGAGAAGGCCCAGTTTGGGATCTGGCCACTGTTGTCCGGGACTCTACGAGTCACGGTCATCGCGATGCTAATCGCATTGCCATGCGGTTTGATCACGGCGATCTATTTGTCGGAGTTTGCTTCGAGCCGTGTTCGAGCCATTTTGAAGCCAACATTGGAAGTCATCGCGGGGATACCCACGGTGGTTCTTGGTTACTTTGCGGTCTTGGTGGTCAGTCCATCGTTGCAATTCTTTTCCGGTGGCGGTTTCGACACGTTCAATGCAACCAGTGCCGGGATCGCGGTTGGTATCTTGTGTTTGCCGATGGTAAGCAGTTTGTCCGAAGACGCTCTGCACGCCGTTCCAAGAGCTCTTCGCGAAGGGGCCTATGGTTTGGGGTGCACCCCATTTGAAACATCCATCAAGGTTGTTGTTCCCGCGGCTCTTTCAGGAATCATCTCCGCCTTCTTGCTGGCGTTCAGCCGTGCGATTGGCGAGACGATGGTGGTGGCTTTGGCTGCGGGAACGCGAGCCACGTTCACAGCGGATCCGCGTGAGCAATCTCAGACGATGACAGGCTTCATTGTCGAAATGATCAAAAGTGAGAACGAGTACGGGACCGTTCAATACTTCAGTTTGTACGCGGTCGCATTCACGCTGTTTGTGATCACATTTGGAATGACCTTGGTCGGCCAATTGATCCGCCGTCGTTACCAAGAAGTTTATTCCTGA
- a CDS encoding PstS family phosphate ABC transporter substrate-binding protein, giving the protein MKFSSFASSCLIALAVVSTGCDKSSSNTDAGGDSTAPVTESNLVGTIKVDGSSTVQPISNAIREGFIKEHPEVDIIVSGNGTGNGFKSFYDKGTDISDASRPIKGGEFEECKESGVEFVELPVAYDGLTIVVNPQNDWVKELTVDQLKTMFVGEEAVKNWSDVDPSWPEEAIQIYSPGTGSGTYDYFHEVLAKKSKKELRGDMNLNEDDNILVKGVSDNKFAIGFFGVAYYEENKDKLRAVPIVNPKDEVAYEPTTDNIASNKYAPFSRPLFIYVNTESLNRAEVQTFVEYFLVNTPEVSEKVGYVRLPEAVMAKAQTNLDAVKTGTHFVDESGESRSGALTDLFVDENLVK; this is encoded by the coding sequence ATGAAATTTTCTTCTTTTGCTTCCTCGTGCTTGATCGCTCTCGCGGTCGTTTCGACGGGCTGTGACAAGTCTTCTTCGAACACCGACGCCGGAGGCGATTCCACCGCCCCGGTGACCGAGTCGAACTTGGTCGGCACGATCAAGGTTGATGGCAGCAGCACCGTTCAGCCAATCAGCAACGCTATTCGGGAAGGCTTCATCAAAGAACACCCTGAAGTTGACATCATCGTCAGCGGGAACGGGACCGGAAACGGTTTCAAGAGCTTCTACGACAAGGGCACGGACATCTCCGACGCATCACGTCCGATCAAAGGCGGCGAATTTGAAGAGTGCAAAGAAAGCGGCGTTGAGTTCGTCGAACTTCCTGTTGCTTACGATGGTCTGACCATCGTTGTGAACCCGCAAAACGATTGGGTCAAAGAACTGACCGTTGATCAACTGAAAACCATGTTCGTTGGCGAAGAAGCCGTGAAGAACTGGAGCGACGTGGATCCTAGCTGGCCAGAAGAAGCCATCCAAATTTACTCCCCCGGTACCGGTTCGGGCACGTACGATTACTTCCACGAAGTGTTGGCAAAGAAGTCGAAGAAAGAACTTCGTGGCGACATGAACTTGAACGAAGACGACAACATCCTGGTCAAAGGTGTTTCGGACAACAAATTCGCGATCGGTTTCTTTGGCGTTGCTTACTACGAAGAAAACAAAGACAAGCTGCGTGCGGTTCCAATCGTCAACCCGAAGGACGAAGTCGCTTACGAGCCAACCACCGACAACATTGCTTCGAACAAGTACGCTCCTTTCAGCCGCCCGTTGTTCATCTATGTCAACACTGAGTCGTTGAATCGTGCGGAAGTTCAAACCTTCGTTGAATACTTCTTGGTCAACACACCAGAAGTCAGTGAAAAGGTTGGCTACGTCCGTTTGCCAGAGGCCGTGATGGCCAAGGCTCAAACCAACTTGGACGCCGTCAAAACCGGCACCCACTTCGTTGACGAATCTGGCGAAAGCCGCAGCGGTGCACTCACTGACTTGTTCGTTGACGAAAACCTCGTCAAGTAA
- a CDS encoding NAD(P)/FAD-dependent oxidoreductase, whose translation MSSAPSNGNAPSKIEKTIIIGSGPAGWSAAIYAARANLDPILFEGTVKPEMIPLGQLAYTTEIENFAGFPAGNVRAFVESAVDKDRHWNLPMAPEGHEKDGQPHYAVQGVELMELMKQQALNFGTRVIGDDIERVDFSGPPHTLYPASGDPIQAHTVIIATGARANYLGLPSEELYKNKGVSACAVCDGALPVYRSKPLAVVGGGDSAVEEATYLANLKGADTIYLLVRRDQMRASKVMQDRAINHPNIEILWNTVVEEVLGDEKLVNGLRLKDTVDGSTRELKVGGMFVAIGHTPNTSFLDGAVDMNSEGYIQWTKSFRTNTSANGVFAAGDVADDYYRQAITSAGTGCMAALDAERFLVEHEETTGTSEARPSLT comes from the coding sequence ATGAGCTCTGCTCCAAGCAACGGAAACGCCCCATCCAAAATTGAAAAGACCATCATCATCGGCAGCGGGCCGGCGGGTTGGTCAGCGGCCATTTACGCGGCTCGAGCAAACCTGGATCCGATCCTTTTCGAAGGCACGGTCAAACCCGAAATGATTCCTTTGGGTCAGCTCGCTTACACCACTGAAATCGAAAACTTCGCGGGTTTCCCGGCCGGAAACGTCCGTGCGTTCGTGGAATCCGCCGTGGACAAAGATCGCCATTGGAACCTGCCGATGGCTCCGGAGGGACACGAAAAAGACGGCCAGCCTCACTACGCCGTGCAGGGCGTGGAGCTGATGGAACTGATGAAGCAGCAAGCCCTCAACTTTGGCACCCGAGTGATCGGCGACGACATCGAACGTGTCGATTTCTCCGGACCGCCACACACTTTGTATCCCGCCTCCGGCGATCCGATCCAGGCTCACACCGTGATAATCGCCACCGGCGCACGAGCCAATTACTTGGGTCTGCCCAGCGAAGAGCTTTACAAGAACAAGGGCGTCAGCGCTTGTGCCGTTTGCGATGGTGCATTGCCCGTTTACCGCAGCAAACCCTTGGCGGTTGTCGGCGGTGGTGACTCGGCCGTCGAAGAAGCCACTTACCTCGCCAATCTGAAAGGTGCCGACACGATCTACTTGCTCGTGCGTCGCGACCAAATGCGTGCCAGCAAAGTCATGCAAGATCGTGCGATCAATCATCCCAACATCGAGATCCTCTGGAACACCGTGGTGGAAGAAGTGCTCGGCGATGAAAAACTGGTCAACGGCCTGCGTCTCAAAGACACCGTGGATGGATCGACGCGGGAACTGAAGGTCGGCGGCATGTTTGTCGCCATCGGCCACACACCAAACACTTCGTTCTTGGACGGTGCCGTCGACATGAACAGCGAAGGCTACATCCAGTGGACCAAGTCGTTCCGCACGAACACATCGGCAAACGGCGTTTTCGCTGCCGGTGATGTTGCCGACGATTACTACCGTCAAGCAATCACGTCAGCCGGAACAGGCTGCATGGCAGCTCTCGACGCCGAACGTTTCTTGGTTGAGCACGAAGAAACAACCGGAACCAGCGAAGCTCGTCCGTCGCTGACGTAG
- a CDS encoding sialate O-acetylesterase yields the protein MLRCVCLVGCLLVVIPARGETPAEPSSSKPLQVYILAGQSNMEGHAKVETIDYMSEDPQSKSLLAKMRNEDGTFRVCDRVSISYLTGRGDNNGEGVGKLTTGYGSRPKPSEDGGKIGPEFTFGLTIEEHTDAPVLLIKTAWGGKSLFYDFRPPSAGVYPRTKNDIERDRNHEEDSGKYYRLMVQHVKSVLGDLDRVVPGYQDDQGFELAGFVWFQGWNDVVNRDVYPRLPADSEQNRFEKYSEWMADFIRDVRSDLGDVDSSATDLPFVIGVMGVDGEHPSPDHRQFRDAMAAPAKMDAFRGNVVAVPTGPYWDEPLGAIASKFGEVRQKSYQLRTKQRGHENHDGSMSKEQQAEFMQEFERELISEEELALWKRGASNAGYHYLGCGKTMAQIGEAFAWAVLELQGNSGDSSN from the coding sequence ATGTTGCGTTGTGTCTGTCTGGTTGGCTGTCTGCTCGTCGTGATCCCGGCTCGCGGGGAGACTCCTGCTGAGCCAAGCTCTTCCAAGCCACTGCAGGTTTATATCCTCGCAGGGCAATCCAACATGGAAGGGCACGCCAAGGTCGAGACGATCGACTACATGAGCGAGGACCCGCAGTCCAAGTCTTTGCTCGCGAAAATGCGCAACGAAGACGGAACCTTCCGCGTTTGCGACCGAGTTTCCATCTCGTATTTGACCGGACGAGGCGACAACAACGGCGAGGGAGTCGGCAAGCTGACCACCGGGTACGGTTCGCGACCCAAGCCGAGTGAAGACGGCGGCAAGATCGGCCCAGAGTTTACATTCGGTTTGACGATTGAAGAACACACCGACGCGCCGGTTCTGCTGATCAAAACCGCGTGGGGTGGGAAGTCACTGTTCTACGACTTTCGTCCGCCGAGTGCTGGCGTTTATCCGAGGACCAAGAACGACATCGAGCGAGACCGTAACCACGAGGAAGACTCCGGGAAGTACTATCGCTTGATGGTCCAGCATGTGAAGTCGGTGCTCGGTGATCTCGATCGAGTCGTGCCAGGTTATCAAGACGACCAGGGCTTTGAGCTAGCAGGCTTCGTTTGGTTCCAAGGTTGGAACGATGTCGTCAACCGCGATGTTTACCCACGGTTGCCTGCTGATTCGGAGCAGAACCGTTTTGAAAAATACTCCGAGTGGATGGCCGACTTCATCCGCGATGTGCGTTCCGATTTGGGCGACGTGGACTCGAGTGCGACGGACTTGCCGTTTGTGATCGGTGTGATGGGAGTTGATGGCGAGCACCCGAGCCCTGATCACCGGCAATTCCGGGATGCGATGGCGGCGCCCGCAAAGATGGACGCTTTTCGTGGCAACGTCGTCGCGGTTCCAACGGGGCCTTACTGGGACGAACCGCTCGGCGCGATTGCAAGCAAATTTGGGGAAGTCCGGCAGAAGTCGTATCAACTGCGGACGAAGCAGCGTGGGCATGAGAACCACGATGGCTCGATGAGCAAAGAGCAGCAAGCTGAGTTCATGCAGGAATTCGAACGCGAATTGATCTCGGAAGAAGAACTCGCTTTATGGAAACGCGGCGCGTCGAACGCTGGTTACCACTATCTGGGATGCGGGAAAACGATGGCCCAGATTGGAGAAGCATTCGCGTGGGCGGTGCTGGAGTTGCAAGGCAACTCCGGTGATTCATCCAACTAG
- a CDS encoding PstA family ABC transporter permease, with protein sequence MATATSSSVDDGSPPPESGYPGGGFAVSTDNSSRRKLYSRLFYLLCVLISGLSVVVLGVLLVSIGWQGHSRLTWDLLQNSHSELNPDSAGMWPSIVGSIFICGICAASALPLGIGTAIFLEEFKPNSKPLRMLHSFIQLNISNLAGVPSIVYGLLGLSLFVFMFNVFGRIQVNESSGTELFGVNHYYQVLSLAGGGHTVLIPQEEEAEKTIKIDAPTQAVDRDGQKFELAIWDPASGEPKPSDPKVRERTVRKGQGGGSYSETKWYYLRLPFGKSFLAAGLTLSLVILPIVIIASQEALRGVAPSLREASFGLGSTKWQTVRHVSLPAAMPGIMTGAILAMGRAIGEAAPILVVLGAAVAKNSGPQNLMDNVVTMPVLIFNWAGRQQAAYQELAAAAIIVLLAVLLLMNSAAIYLRQKMRVG encoded by the coding sequence ATGGCGACTGCTACCAGCTCATCGGTCGACGACGGCAGCCCACCCCCGGAATCTGGGTATCCGGGCGGCGGCTTTGCGGTATCGACTGACAACTCGAGTCGACGCAAACTCTACAGCCGTTTGTTTTATCTGCTCTGCGTTTTGATCTCCGGCCTCAGCGTTGTGGTTCTGGGGGTTCTGTTGGTTTCCATTGGATGGCAAGGCCATTCACGGTTGACCTGGGACTTGCTGCAGAATTCACATAGCGAACTCAATCCTGACTCGGCCGGTATGTGGCCGTCGATTGTTGGTTCGATCTTCATCTGTGGCATTTGCGCCGCGTCGGCTTTGCCCCTGGGCATTGGCACGGCGATCTTCTTGGAAGAGTTCAAGCCGAACAGCAAGCCACTGCGGATGCTGCACAGCTTCATCCAGTTGAATATTTCTAACCTCGCCGGCGTTCCGTCAATCGTTTACGGATTGTTGGGGTTGAGTTTGTTCGTCTTCATGTTCAACGTTTTTGGCCGGATTCAAGTCAACGAGTCCAGCGGAACCGAGTTGTTTGGTGTGAACCACTACTACCAAGTTCTCTCGCTCGCGGGGGGCGGCCACACGGTTCTGATCCCTCAGGAAGAGGAGGCCGAGAAGACCATCAAGATTGACGCTCCAACGCAGGCGGTCGATCGCGACGGACAGAAGTTTGAATTGGCGATTTGGGATCCTGCCTCGGGTGAACCCAAACCAAGCGATCCGAAGGTTCGAGAAAGAACCGTTCGCAAAGGCCAAGGTGGTGGCTCTTACTCCGAGACGAAGTGGTATTACCTGCGGCTTCCATTTGGCAAGAGTTTCCTCGCGGCGGGGCTGACGCTCTCCTTGGTTATTTTGCCTATTGTGATCATCGCGTCTCAAGAAGCCCTTCGCGGAGTGGCCCCTAGTTTGCGGGAAGCTTCGTTTGGTTTGGGATCCACGAAATGGCAAACCGTTCGGCACGTTTCGCTCCCCGCGGCGATGCCGGGTATCATGACGGGCGCCATTTTGGCGATGGGGCGTGCGATTGGTGAAGCTGCACCGATCTTGGTTGTCCTGGGTGCTGCGGTGGCGAAGAATTCCGGACCCCAGAATTTGATGGATAATGTGGTGACGATGCCGGTACTGATTTTTAATTGGGCTGGTCGACAGCAAGCGGCTTATCAGGAACTCGCCGCCGCGGCGATTATTGTGCTGCTTGCAGTCTTGTTGCTGATGAATTCAGCGGCGATTTATCTTCGACAAAAAATGCGGGTGGGATAA